One Castanea sativa cultivar Marrone di Chiusa Pesio chromosome 4, ASM4071231v1 DNA window includes the following coding sequences:
- the LOC142632075 gene encoding thaumatin-like protein 1, with the protein MSNNRTMTKTLALYSLTMAFFFLSGAHSARITFTNNCLNTVWPATLTADQQPQLSSTGFELSSKASLSLDAPPLWRGRIWARTECSTDNCGKFTCATAECSTGQVACNGNGAKLPASLVEIFIAADGGQDFYDVSLVDGFNLPISVATKGGSGECRASSCPTNVTKACPTELQMKGSDGRVLACKSACTAFNTSKYCCTGTFNVPKTCPPTDYSRLFKQQCLQAYSYAYDDKDSTFTCSGRPDYLITFCP; encoded by the exons ATGAGTAACAATCGTACAATGACGAAAACCTTGGCACTCTACAGCCTTACAATGGCCTTCTTTTTCCTATCTG GTGCTCACTCTGCTAGAATAACTTTCACAAACAACTGTCTAAATACTGTTTGGCCAGCAACCCTAACTGCGGATCAACAACCTCAATTATCTAGTACTGGATTTGAGTTATCATCCAAAGCATCCTTATCATTGGACGCCCCACCTCTATGGAGAGGTCGGATTTGGGCCCGAACTGAATGCTCTACCGACAACTGTGGAAAGTTCACTTGTGCTACTGCCGAATGTAGCACTGGTCAG GTTGCATGCAATGGTAACGGTGCAAAGCTGCCAGCTTCTTTAGTAGAAATCTTCATAGCAGCTGATGGTGGACAGGATTTTTACGACGTTAGCCTTGTAGATGGGTTCAACTTGCCTATTTCGGTAGCCACAAAAGGCGGGTCTGGTGAATGCAGGGCCTCGAGCTGTCCAACCAACGTGACCAAGGCATGCCCGACAGAGCTTCAAATGAAAGGGTCTGATGGGAGAGTGCTCGCTTGCAAGAGTGCATGCACTGCTTTCAATACGTCAAAATATTGTTGCACTGGCACTTTTAATGTTCCAAAAACATGTCCACCAACAGACTATTCTCGTCTATTTAAGCAGCAATGCCTTCAAGCTTATAGCTATGCTTATGATGATAAAGACAGCACATTTACCTGCTCTGGTAGACCTGATTACCTTATTACCTTCTGTCCATGA